CACATTGCCTTGTGGCGCGAATCCGAAGGTCTTGTAGCCGCCCGTCTTCCTCAGACAGCTGAAGAAGGTGTGGGCGGACATCTCGTCCGCGTTGACGGTAAACATCGACGCCGCCAGCGCCTGGAACAGGCTGGCCACGGTCTTGCTCCGCGTGTAGCGCTTCGCCCACTCCTCGAGCGTCAGTCCTGCGTCGTCCGCGCCCTCGTCGGGCCCCGCGCGGCGAACTGCGTCCGCAATGCCGGCAGCCGACTTGGTGACCCGCTTGATCATGAACTCCCACGCCGGCGCGCCGGCCGTCACGTCGCGTCCGCGGATGCGTACGCGCACGGCGGGGTCCGGTATGCGCAGATCGGCGTCGATGCCGAGCCCCTCGAAGGTTTCGTGCCAGGGCCCGTTCAGCTCGATCGCGATCGCGCCGGTGGGAATCCTGAAGCCGTCCTTCTCGATCGTTGAGAAGCGACCCCCGATACGGTCGGTCGCTTCGATGATCAGGGGCTTCAGCCCCGCCTGGACCAGGCGCACGCCGGACACCAGGCCGCCGACGCCGGCGCCGATCACCACCACGTCGTGCTGGCGCTCGGACATCTCAGGCGGCCTCGTTCGCGGTCGCGTCGGAGAGCTCGCCGTCCCAGTCCGGCGTGGGCTCCACCGGCGTCATGTCACTGGCGCTGGTCTTGGCCCACTCCGCGTCCACCTCGAAGAGCACGCGGTGATTGCGCTTGGGATGCAGGAACCAGTACGAGACGCCGTACTGGTCGACGCGGGGGCTCTCGCCGATCAGCCCGAGCTCGTCGCGGGCGGCTTCGTGGCTGCGCCACTCGCCCTTGATGTCGTTCGTGGTGATCCCGATGTGGTGCACGCCACCGCCGGTTCGATCGAGGAAGGCCTGCATCGGGCCCTCAGCGGCGGGCTCGATCAGCTCGAGCCAGACCTGCCCCACGGGGAAGAGCGCGAAATGCATGACGTCGACGACCCCGCTGTCGGCGTCCACGTCCTCGTAGTCACGCTCGTAGATGAGCCGTCCCTTGTCGATGTCGAAGATCCGCCCGTAGTGCTCCAGGGCTGCATCGACGTTCCTCACGACGATCCCGATGTGGTCGAGCTTGCTGATGGCCACGCGCATCCCTTTCCGATCGACCCAACCAATCGATTGGTAGATTACCAGATCATAGGCCGTACGTCTTCGCGATGACCTCGCGTTGGATCTCGCTCGTCCCGCCCGCGATGGTGCCCACAAGCGTGGCACGGACGAGTCGCTCCATGTCGTACTCGCTCGCGTACCCGTAGCCGCCCATCATCTGCATGCCCTCGAGCGACGCCCGTTTGGCCAGCTCCGTCGCCTTGAGCTTGACCATCGACGCCTCGCGCGGCAGGAGCTTGTCCGGGTTCTGGTCCACCTGCCGGGCCACGTCGTAGACGAGCAGGCGCGTGGCCTCGATCTCGGTCGCGAGATCGGCGATGCGGTGGGCGAGCGCCTGGAACGAACCCACCGGGCGGCCGAACTGCTTGCGCTGCTTGACGTAGTCGAGGACTAGCTCGAAGCTCCGTCTCGCATAGCCGATGTACAGGCCGCCGGCCAGGACCCGCTCGATGTTCAGGCCCGCTGTCAGCTGCGCCCAACCCCGCCCGTCGGTCCCGATCAGGCGGTCCTCGCCGATGAAGCAGTCGGTGAAGAAGAGGTCGTTGACATCCCGCCCTCCCATGGTCGGGATCGGACGCCGATCGAGGCCGGCCACGCCCGTCGGGATCGACAGCATGCTGAGGCCCTCGTGTTTGGCACCCTCCGACGAGGTCCGGCACACCAGGAGGATGTGGTCTGCGATGTGCGCGTTGGTGCACCACGTCTTCTGCCCGTTCACCAGATAGCCGCCGTCCACGGGCTCGGCACGGCAGGTCAGTGAGGCGACGTCCGAGCCCGCCTCCGGCTCCGACATCGCGATCGACTCCACTCGCCCCTGCGCGATGCCCCCGAGCACCTCGTGCTTCAGCGGCTCGCTCGCGAACTTGCGGTAGGCGTTGGCGATTATCAGCGTCACCATGAAGCTGGTCATCGGCGCTCTGCCGCGCGCGATCTCTTCGATCAGCAGGCAGGCCTCGACCAGGCCGCCGCCGGAGCCTCCGTACTCCTCCGGTATCGAGACGCCGAGCCAGCCGAGGTCAGCCATCCGCGCTGCGATCTCCTCGCTGTGGCTCACGGCGTCGCTGTTGAAGGCGTCGTCCTGCCGGCTGCCGCACTCGCGCGCGCAGAAGTCGCGGACCGCGTCGAGGAAGCTGCGCTGCTCCTCGGTGAGAGCGACAGGCACGCCGTCTCCCGCCGTCAGGGCCCGACCACTTCCACGGGCACGCCGCAGCGCCGCCGCAGGACCGTGGCCAGCCGCCGGCTTCGCCAGCCGTGCCGAGCGCCGATCAGGATCGAGTCGCACGCGCCGGCATCGGCCTCCGCCGCCAGGGCGGCGACCACTCCCCCGCGCCGGACCACCGAGCGCACGCCCACGTCCGGGGGCAGGCTCGCGATCGCGCGCCGCAGGGCTTCCGCCCAGGCTTCCTCGACGAAGGCCTGCGGCACCGACGCAGGGCTGAAGCAGGACAGATCCGCCAGCCACGAGCGCCTGAGCACCATGACGACCCTCAGGTGGCCGTCGTGCCGCCGCGCGATGTCCGCGGCCCGCGCCAGCGCCTCGGTCGCGGGCGGCGTTCCGTCCAAGCCGACGAGCAGGCGCGGCGCCGTGCTAGGCCGCATCGGCGTCGCGCGCCCTCGGGGCGATGGTGAAGTGGCAGCGCGGCGCCCCGTCGCCCATCCAGGCCTCGCGCTCGACGTGCAGCCCGTCCTTGACGGTCTCGCTGACGCGCTGGGTGAAGCCCCAGCAGCCTTGATCGCAGAGACCTTTGGTCACCGGCCGGGCGTCGTCGAACTCGCCGCTCTGTAGCGCCGCCCCGAAGGTGCACAGGACCTTGTACTCAGCCTCGTCCTCGCTCTCGTGGACGGTCTCGAAGTCGCCGCCCTCGACCTGGAACTCGGTGGCGAGCACCTGCGACACGAGGGCCGCGCCGCTGCCCGGGAGACCGAACTTGCGCCGGTAGCCCTCCGCGATGAACGGGATGGCGTCGGCGGCCATCGCTTCGGCGATCTCGTTGGCGGCATCCCAGCCGAAGCGCTGCGCGATGTGCCGGTAGGTCGCGAAGTACTGGAGCTTGTAGATGTTGACGAGCGTCGCGTAGCGCTCCTCCAGCGGTAGCTCGCGCGCGACAGGACCCTCGATCTCGAGGACCGGGAAGCTCGTCCCGGTCGCATCCTGCTCGGCCATCGTCCTCCCTCTTCCTGAAATCAACCAAACACTCGGTTGGTATATCCTAGCGGACGACCCCCTTACTGCAACGCTGCGACCGGCGTGGCATCGCCTGCCGGCGAGCGCAACTGGCGCGAGACGTACCTGCCGGCGCGGACCACGGCGACCTCGAAGGCCTTCCGCCGCGCGTTCATCCTGCCCGTGGGCGCGGCGATGCTGATCGCCGCGACGACGTCCCCGTCCACGCCGACGATCCGAGCGGCGACGCAGGAGATGCCAGGCACCGCCTCCTCGCCGTCGACGGCGAAGCCCCGGGCGCGCACCAGGGCGAGCTGATCCCTGAGGTCGTCTACGTCGGTGATCGTGCGCTTCGTGAGCGCCGGCAGGCCGTGCCGTTCCACCACGGCATCGAGCACGGCCGGGGCGAGGTGCGCCAGCAGGACCTTCCCCACGCCCGTGGCGTGGGCCGGCATGGCCGAGCCGGTGGCCGAGACCGGTATTGGCGCGGCGCCCCTGCCCTGGATGCGGTCCACGTAGACGATGCGGCCGTCGTCGAGCGCCCCCAGGTGGACGGTCTCCCCGAAGTGCCCGCAGAGGGCCTCCAGGACCGGCCGCGCCTGGCAGCGGAAGTCCGTCGTGTCGGTGAGCACTCGGTTCAGGCCGAGCAGGCGCCAGCCCAGGCGGTAGCGGCCGCGATCGGTTCGCCGCAGGAGCCCCACGTCCGAGAGGGAGGCCAGAAGCGAATGGGCCTTGGACTTGGACATCCCGAGCTCGCCCGCCACCTGGGTCACGCCCCATTCCGGTGCCACCACCGTGAACAGATCCAGCACCCGTCCCGAGCTGTTGATCGTGAGCAGCATCCGCGCCCCTTACTGAACTCTCGCTTCTCCGGACGCTGACGCCGGATTCCCCCTGGAAAGGGCAAAACCGGCCCGCGTGGCGCTAGATCTTAGCGATCGTTAAGCAGGCTGTCCAGTCGGTTCGCCACTCGCTCGCCGCGCTCGATCTGCCGGCCTGCCATCTCGGCGGCGACGTCGATGATCATGTCTTCCTGGCCACCCACGGTCCGCCGCCGGCCCAGCTCAACCAGGATCTCCCGCGAATCGAAGCCGAACCTCGCCGCTACGCGCTCCGCGTGCAAGAGGAAGCTCGAGTACACGCCGGCGTAGCCGAGCGCCAGCGAGGCGCGGTCGACGATCTGGGGCCGGGGCAGCAGCGGAGCGGCCACTTCCTCGGCGGCGTCCATCAGCGCGAACACGTCCACGCCGGTGGTCACGCCAGCCCGGTCGAGAGCCGCCACGAGCACCTCCGTCGGCGCGTTGCCCGAGCCCGCACCGAAGCCGCGTAGTGAGCCGTCGAGCCACGACGCGCCCGCGTCCACTGCGGCGAGCGAGTTGCCGATGGCGCAGCCGAGGTTGTTGTGCGCGTGGAAGCCGACTTCGCACTCGGCCGCCTCGCGCAGCGCGGCGACCCGCTCTCCCGCGCCCTTCGGCAGCAACGCGCCGGCGGAATCGACCACGTACACGACGTTGGCGCCATACGAGTCCATCAGCTTTGCCTGCTCGGCCAGTTCCGCGGGCTCGATCATGTGGCTCATCATCAGGAAGCCCACGGTCCACAACCCGTTCTCGCGCGCCCACGGGATGTGCTGCTGGGCGAGGTCGGCCTCCGTGCAGTGGGTCGCCACGCGCGCCACGGCCGCTCCGCGTTCCTTGCACTCGCGGAGCTGCTCGATCGTCCCGATGCCCGGCAGCAGCAGCACCGCAACCTTCGCCCGCTCGACGGCGGCGACGGCGGCCTCTACGTACTCCACGTCCCGCGAGCTCGCGAGGCCGTACTGGAGGGAGGAGCCGCCGATTCCGTCGCCGTGCGCCACCTCCACGATCTGGACGCCGGCGCGGTCGAGCGCGGCCGACACCTCCGCCACGTCCTGCGGGCGGAAGCAGTGGGAGACGGTGTGCATCCCGTCCCGCAGCGTCGTGTCCGTGACCTGGACGGTCATGCCCGGACTCGCGCCTCGGCGATCCCCTCGCCCACGCGAGCTGCGGCCGCGGTCATGATGTCGAGGTTGCCCGCGTAGGTAGGCAGGAAGTCCCCGGCGCCCGCGATCTCCACCATGATCGTGACGCGGTCGCCGTCGACATCCACGAACAGCAGCCGGAGCCCGGGTACGTGACCGCGGAGGTCGTCGGCCATCTCGGAGACCGACTCGCGGATGGCGGCCTCGTCGGGCTCCTCCACGACGGCGAAGATCGTGTCGCGCATCAGGATCGGCGGCTCGGCCGGGTTGAGGATGATGATCGCCTTCCCGCGGTCGGCCCCTCCGACGCGCTCGATGCCCGCCGCCGTCGTGACCGTGAACTCGTCGATGTTCTGGCGGGTGCCCTGGCCCGCGCTCCGGCTTGAGATCGTCGCCACGATCTCGGCGTACTTGACGGGCCCCACGCGGTTGACCGCGTGAACGAACGGAATCGTGGCCTGGCCGCCGCAGCTCACCATGTTCACGTTCGGCTCGTCGAGGTGGCGGTCAAGGTTCACTGATGGCACCACGTACGGCCCGACGGCCGCGGGCGTCAGGTCCACGACCCGCTTGCCGGCGTCACGCAGGCGAGGGGCACTCTCGGCGTGGGACTGCGCCGACGTGGCGTCAAACACCAACTCGATGTCGTCCCGCTCGAGGACGGCGGCGAGGCCGGCGGCGCTCGCCTCGACTCCGTGTTGGCGCGCTCGCTCAAGCCCCGGCGAGTCCTCGTAGATACCGACCATCAGGGCCACGTCCATCGACTGGCTCCGGAGCAGCTTTATCATCAGGTCGGTCCCGATGTTGCCGGGTCCCAGGATCGCAGCCGTCACCACACCACTCATCGGTCAGCTCTCGATCGTCGCCCGCACGGGAGGGATCGGCTCCGAGAACTTGGCGCAGTAGGCACCGGGCAGTGCGTCGACGGCCGCGGTGAAGGATCCCGAAAGGATCAGCTCCCCGGCCGGCAGCGACTGGCCGAAGCGCGACAGCTCGTTCCCCAGCCACGCGACCGCCGCCCCCGGGTGCCCCAGCACTGCCTCGCCCCGGCCGGCGGCGACTTCATCCCCGTCGCGGGAGATCGAGACAGTCACCGACCTGAGATCTCTAGCGTCCGCGGGGTCGACCTCGGACCCGCGCACCACGCCGTAGCAGGAGGCGTTGTCGGCGATCGTGTCCTCGAGCGCGATCCGCCAATCGGCCACGCGGCTGTCGATCAGCTCGAAGACGGGCACGATCGCTCGCAGCGCGCCGAGCACCTCCACCGTGGTCAGACCCGGCCCGCTCAGCTCCGAGTGGAGGACGACGGCGAGCTCGGCTTCGATCCGCGGCGCGACCATCCGGCCGCGCGACCGCCCGAGGACGGCCCCGTTCGTGAAGACGTGCGAGTCGAGGATCACGCCGTAGTCCGGCGAGTCGACGCCGAGCTGCCGCTGGATCGCCTCGCTCGTCAGCCCGATCTTGCGCCCTACGACGGTGCGTCCGGCATCGCGGTGGAGTGCGGTGACCTGCCGCTGAATCGCATACGCGGCGGCCACGTCGAGTCCGGGGTTCGAGATAGTCGGGGGCTCGACGGAGGTCCCTTGCTCGAAGGCGTTGAAGAGCGCCCTTGCGATGGCGAATTCATCGGCGGCGGTGGACATGCGGGCATGTCACCGCACCCGCCGATGACGCGCCATGGCCGTTCGGAAACCGTGAACGGTCGAACAGAGCGCCGGAGGCTTTGTCATCCTCCTGTGGTCATGGCTCCGGAGACCGCCCCGAAGAAGGCCGCACGCGGTCGGATGGACGACCTCGTCGCCGTCGCCGCCAAGCTCTTTCGCGACCGCGGATACGACGCCACCTCGATGCAGGAGATCGCCGACGAGGTGGGGATCCTGAAGGGCAGCGTCTACCACTACGTCTCGACCAAGGAGGACCTCCTCTGGATGATCGTCGAGGCCCCGCTGCGCGAGCTCGTCGATGGCGCCAGGGCGATCCTGGGCGACTTGTCGAAGCCCATGGCCGAGCGGATGCGCGAGACGATCCGCCTGCACTGCGAGAGCTTCGAACGCCACCATCCGCACATGTTCGTGATCACGCGCGAGTACGGCGAGACCCTCTCCGACGCCCGGCGCGAGGAGATCAGCGCGCTCCGCGACGAGTACTACTCGATCTGGAAGAAGGCGATCACGTCGGGGAAGCGCTCGGGCGAGGTGCGCTCGGACATCGACACGGCCGTCACGATCGAGGCGATCCTCGGCATGGTCAACTGGATGTTTCGCTGGTTCAAGCCGGGCGGGCGCCTGACGGCCGCGAGCGTGGCCGACGAGTTCGCCAACCTGCTGGAGCGCGGGATCGTCGCCTCCTAGCGGCCGGGTGCGCTCGCTGGCGGCTGGTGCGCGCCGCCCAAGCGGTCACGTCAGGAGCGGTAGGCGCCGCGCAGCATGCCCTCGCGGTCGATGCGCTCGCGCAGGAGCTCGAGCTGCTCGGCCGTGGGCTCCGGGGTCTCGGGCACGTCCCGGGGGATCTCGACCTGGAAGCCCGTGGCCTCCTGGACCTCGTCGACGGTCACACTCGGGTGAACGCTCTGAAGGCGCATCCGGTGGTCGGGGGTCTCGAAGTCGAGGATCGCGAGCGGCGTGATCACGGACGTCGGGCCGGCGTTGAAGCGGTCGAGCCCCAGCCGCGCCCGGTGGTCGCCCCCCTGGCCGTGACCGAAGACCGAGATGTAGTCGCAGCGCTCGACGAAGACGCGGGGGTCGTGCGTTCCCGAGTAGATGTAGTAGCGCTTCGCGTAGTGGGCCATCGTCGTCGCGCCCAGAGAGCCCGGGCCGCGAAGCGCGAGGCCTCCCTCCCCCCTCAGGCCGATCAGGTTCGTGTTGCCGAAGCGGTCGACCTGAACGCCGCCGACGAAGAAGATGTCGCTGCACTTGCGGGGCGCGTCGAAGATGTCGTTGTGGACCACGAAGCTCTCGGCGAAGCGGGACATGCGGTGGTCGGTGGAGAACTTGAACGGCTCCAGCACCGGCTCGTCCAGCAGGTTGGTCGTCACCAGCCCGATGGCGACCTTGATGTCCGGCCCGTGGGTCAGGTGGGCGAGCAGGTTGCCCGCGCGCGGCACGGGCAGGTTGGCCCCCACGAACACGCGGTCGCCGTTCTCGATCTGGCCGGCCACGTAGCAGGCCAGCAGCTCGTCGCGCTCGTACATCATCCCCACTCCTCGAGCTCCAGAAGCCTGCGGATACCGATCGTCTCGAGGTACTCCACGTGCGAGGAGGGACCCGTCACGTGCCGCTCCAGGTAGGCCTCGAACGGCCCGCGGTCGCCCTTGCGCGCGCTGGTCGCCGCCGCGACGTACTCCCGCAGGTGCCGCTCGTCGACGAGGTAGTGGCCGGGACTCGAGAACGGATGGGCGCCCCAGCGTGCCACCACCACGCCGTCCGCGTAGGGGATCGAGGTCTCGCTCGCGCGGGCGCGGATCGCCTCGTTGGGCACGAGCCGCTCGGTGGTGATCACGGTGCGCTTGGCGGCTCGGTGGAGGAGGCGGTCGCCGAAGCCCGAGCCCTCGTGCTGGCCGAGGCCGTGGACGTCGGCACGCGCCACGTGGATGAAGGCGATGTCCGGCTCGAGCGCCGGCACGGCCAGTAGCTGCTCGCCTGCCACCGGATCGTGGAACACCTTGAGGTCTGGGTTCAGCTCGGGCAGGGAGCTGCCCACGCCGGCCTTCCAGGGCAGGAACGGTAGGCCCTGCCCGGCGGCGCGCAGGCCCGCGTAGAGGATGCCCTCGTCGCTCTCCCATACCCGCACGCTTCCCCGTTCGGCACCGTCGCGGAAGAAGGGCCCGACGCTGGCCGCGGCCTCCCCTGTCACCGAGCTCGTGACCACCTCCTCCGCCACTCCCGCACCGATCAGCAGATCCAGGTCGAGGCCCGCGATCGTGGAGCCGATCACTCGCAGCCCGCGCACGCCGCGCCGCACCAGGCCGCGCACGATGGTCATGGGGTGCGCGGCGGTGTTGAAGCCGCCCAGCGCGACGGTCATGCCATCCTCCACGAGGTCGAGCGCTTCGTCCTCGGACATGAGGCGCGACGCGCGAGCAGCGCTCACGCCGTCTCGCGCGCCGTCCGGGCGTCCTCGATGCGCCGGCTGGCCTCCGCGCGCATCGACTTGAACTCTGTCTGGCGCACGCCGAGCGGGTCCACCACCTCGCGCAGCACCCTGAGCTCGGTCTCGGTCGGCGGCTTGCTCTCGGGGACGTCGGCCGGGATCACGAGCTCGAAGCCGGTGGCCTCCTGCACCTCAGCGGGCGTGACGCCCGGGCTGACCGCCCGCAGGCGCGCCTGCCCGTTCGGGGTCTCGAAGTCCAGGACGCATAGCGGCGTGAAGACCCGCTGGGGGCCGGGGCCCGGGGCGCGGATCCTCCGTCGCCAGGCGTCGCCGTCCACGTGCCCGAGCCCCGTGCGGAACGGGAGCTCCTCGGGGAAGGTGCGCTGGTCGTGGTGGGTCGTGTACAGGATCGGCCGCTTGCATGTGATCATCACGTCGGCCACGGCGATCCCGTGGAAGCGGTAGCGCGGCCTGGCCGGGTCCCCGACCACGCTGACGTTCACGCTGCCGTGAGCGTCGATCTGCAGGGGGCGCAGGAACTGGAGGTCGCAGCCGCCGCGCACGGTCCAGTTCAGGATGTCCGCGTGGGAGATGAGGGCCCGCGAGGTGGTGTACGCGAGCTTCGGGTTCACCATCATCTCCGAGAGGTTGGCCTCGGACGGGTTGATCGAGTTGAAGACAGTCCCCAGGTAGAAGAAGTCGACCCGGGGGGCGTGGGTCTTCTTCGCCAGCATCAGCGCGGCCCCGGCGAGGGGCACCACCGCCCCGTGGTTCACCCAGTCGCCGTCGCGGATCTCGCGCGCCATCAGCGCGCACATGAGCTCGTCCACCGTGTAGTCAGGCATCGACCCGGTTCCCCTGCGGCGCGTCGCACCCGGCGAGATAGGCGGCGAAGTCCGCGTCCCCCGCGCGGGCGGCCTTGACGTAGACGCCGTGCAGGTGCTCGACGTCCGGCTCGTAGTACGGGTGCAGGCCCGTCGGCCACGCGCCTCCGGGCGCGTGCACCACGTGCGCCACCTCGGCGCCGATCAGCGCGACACGCGCCGGGTCCCTCGGTGGGCCGATCTCCTCCGCGCAGACGATGGTGGTCTGAGCCGCGCGTGCGATCAGGTAGTCGTAGTCCCAGATCAGGTCCGGCTCGTCGGGGGCCTCGATGAAGCCGTCCTCGTCCACGCGTCCCGTGTGGATGACCGCGAAGTCGACCTGGATCGCGGGCACGGCCAGCAGCTCGGCGTCGCTGTAGGGGTCCCGCACGCTCTCGAACCCGAGGTGCTCCACGAGATCGGAGCGCCACGGCGTCTTCCACGGGATGAAGGGGATGCCCATGTCCGTGGCGCGCAAGGAGGCGGTGAACATGTACTCGCTGTACTCGTTCACCTGGAGCTTGCCGCTCGGCACGATGCGCCCGAAGTTCGGCGCGGGTCCGTGCTCGAGGAAGCCGACATAGGTGCAGTTCGTCGAGGCCACGGCTCCCGCCCCGATCAGCAGGTCGGTCTCCACCGAGGCGAGGAACTGGATCACGTGCAGGCCGCGCACGCCCCGGACCGCCAGGGCGCGCGCGAAAGCCATGGGGCGGCGCATCGCCGCGCCGCCGCCGCCGAAGGCGATCCGCGCCCCGTCTGGCACGAGCGCCGCGGCCTCCGCGATCGGGATGACCTTACTCACGCTTCCACCTGCGCAGGCCGGGTGAGCTCGGCCATCACCCGGATAGCCTCCACGTCGTCGGTGTCGCAGATGATCGTGGTCACGGGGGTCTCGCGCCAGGCCTGGAGCAGCTCGGCGATCCGCTCCCTGGATCCGCACAGGGCCACGTCGTCTACGAGCTCGTCCGGCACCGCCTCCACGGCGGCCTCTCGCTCGCCGGCGATGAACAGGCGCTGGATCTCGTCCGCCTCATCCTCGTAGCCGAAGCGGCGCATGAGCTGGTTGGAGAAGTTCACCCTCGCGTGCCCCATCCCGCCGATGTAGAGCGCGATGCGCCGCTTCACAGGCAGGCGGCAGGCATCCACGTCGTCGCCCACCACCACCGACACCACCGGTGACACGTCGAAGCCGTTGCCTGGGCCCTTGTCGCCGCCCGCCTGGGCGAAGCCCCGCTCGAGGGGCTCGGCGAACACGTCCTCCCACGCCCGCAGGGAGAAGAAGATCGGCAGCCAGCCGTCGGCCAGCTCAGCCGTGAGCTCGATGTTCTTGGGGCCGAGCGAGCCGATGTAGATCGGAATGTGGGCCGAGCGCGGCTTGATGATGAGCTTGAGCGGCTTCCCGATGCCCATGGCGCCCTCGCCCCGGTAGGGCAGCTGGTAGTGACGGCCTTCATATGCCACGGGCTCGTCGCGCGCCAGGATCTTGCGCAAGATCTCGACGTACTCGCGGGTGCGGGCAACCGGCCGGTTGGAGGGCTGACCGTGCCAGCCCTCCACCACCTGCGGGCCCGACGTGCCCAGGCCGATGCGCAGCCGGCCGGCCGAGAGCACGTCGAGGGTGGCCGCTGTCATTCCCGCGCTCGCGGGGCTCCTGGCAGGGATCTGCCAGATCGCCGATCCCAGCCCGATCGCGGAGGTGCACGCACCCAGCCAGCCGAGCACCGAGACGGAGTCGGAGCCGTACGCCTCCTCGCACCAGACGGCCGTGTAGCCGAGCCGCTCAGCCTCGCGGGCGAGCCCCACGTTGGGCTCCGGACCGCTGTGCCAGTTCGTCATATGGAGGTTCAAACCGAGCTCGAGGTCTCTCACCAGTCTTCCTATC
The sequence above is drawn from the Thermoleophilaceae bacterium genome and encodes:
- a CDS encoding VOC family protein, with protein sequence MAISKLDHIGIVVRNVDAALEHYGRIFDIDKGRLIYERDYEDVDADSGVVDVMHFALFPVGQVWLELIEPAAEGPMQAFLDRTGGGVHHIGITTNDIKGEWRSHEAARDELGLIGESPRVDQYGVSYWFLHPKRNHRVLFEVDAEWAKTSASDMTPVEPTPDWDGELSDATANEAA
- a CDS encoding acyl-CoA dehydrogenase family protein, with protein sequence MPVALTEEQRSFLDAVRDFCARECGSRQDDAFNSDAVSHSEEIAARMADLGWLGVSIPEEYGGSGGGLVEACLLIEEIARGRAPMTSFMVTLIIANAYRKFASEPLKHEVLGGIAQGRVESIAMSEPEAGSDVASLTCRAEPVDGGYLVNGQKTWCTNAHIADHILLVCRTSSEGAKHEGLSMLSIPTGVAGLDRRPIPTMGGRDVNDLFFTDCFIGEDRLIGTDGRGWAQLTAGLNIERVLAGGLYIGYARRSFELVLDYVKQRKQFGRPVGSFQALAHRIADLATEIEATRLLVYDVARQVDQNPDKLLPREASMVKLKATELAKRASLEGMQMMGGYGYASEYDMERLVRATLVGTIAGGTSEIQREVIAKTYGL
- a CDS encoding universal stress protein; the protein is MRPSTAPRLLVGLDGTPPATEALARAADIARRHDGHLRVVMVLRRSWLADLSCFSPASVPQAFVEEAWAEALRRAIASLPPDVGVRSVVRRGGVVAALAAEADAGACDSILIGARHGWRSRRLATVLRRRCGVPVEVVGP
- a CDS encoding IclR family transcriptional regulator; its protein translation is MLLTINSSGRVLDLFTVVAPEWGVTQVAGELGMSKSKAHSLLASLSDVGLLRRTDRGRYRLGWRLLGLNRVLTDTTDFRCQARPVLEALCGHFGETVHLGALDDGRIVYVDRIQGRGAAPIPVSATGSAMPAHATGVGKVLLAHLAPAVLDAVVERHGLPALTKRTITDVDDLRDQLALVRARGFAVDGEEAVPGISCVAARIVGVDGDVVAAISIAAPTGRMNARRKAFEVAVVRAGRYVSRQLRSPAGDATPVAALQ
- the dmpG gene encoding 4-hydroxy-2-oxovalerate aldolase, translated to MTVQVTDTTLRDGMHTVSHCFRPQDVAEVSAALDRAGVQIVEVAHGDGIGGSSLQYGLASSRDVEYVEAAVAAVERAKVAVLLLPGIGTIEQLRECKERGAAVARVATHCTEADLAQQHIPWARENGLWTVGFLMMSHMIEPAELAEQAKLMDSYGANVVYVVDSAGALLPKGAGERVAALREAAECEVGFHAHNNLGCAIGNSLAAVDAGASWLDGSLRGFGAGSGNAPTEVLVAALDRAGVTTGVDVFALMDAAEEVAAPLLPRPQIVDRASLALGYAGVYSSFLLHAERVAARFGFDSREILVELGRRRTVGGQEDMIIDVAAEMAGRQIERGERVANRLDSLLNDR
- a CDS encoding acetaldehyde dehydrogenase (acetylating), producing the protein MSGVVTAAILGPGNIGTDLMIKLLRSQSMDVALMVGIYEDSPGLERARQHGVEASAAGLAAVLERDDIELVFDATSAQSHAESAPRLRDAGKRVVDLTPAAVGPYVVPSVNLDRHLDEPNVNMVSCGGQATIPFVHAVNRVGPVKYAEIVATISSRSAGQGTRQNIDEFTVTTAAGIERVGGADRGKAIIILNPAEPPILMRDTIFAVVEEPDEAAIRESVSEMADDLRGHVPGLRLLFVDVDGDRVTIMVEIAGAGDFLPTYAGNLDIMTAAAARVGEGIAEARVRA
- a CDS encoding fumarylacetoacetate hydrolase family protein, whose product is MSTAADEFAIARALFNAFEQGTSVEPPTISNPGLDVAAAYAIQRQVTALHRDAGRTVVGRKIGLTSEAIQRQLGVDSPDYGVILDSHVFTNGAVLGRSRGRMVAPRIEAELAVVLHSELSGPGLTTVEVLGALRAIVPVFELIDSRVADWRIALEDTIADNASCYGVVRGSEVDPADARDLRSVTVSISRDGDEVAAGRGEAVLGHPGAAVAWLGNELSRFGQSLPAGELILSGSFTAAVDALPGAYCAKFSEPIPPVRATIES
- a CDS encoding TetR/AcrR family transcriptional regulator; this translates as MAPETAPKKAARGRMDDLVAVAAKLFRDRGYDATSMQEIADEVGILKGSVYHYVSTKEDLLWMIVEAPLRELVDGARAILGDLSKPMAERMRETIRLHCESFERHHPHMFVITREYGETLSDARREEISALRDEYYSIWKKAITSGKRSGEVRSDIDTAVTIEAILGMVNWMFRWFKPGGRLTAASVADEFANLLERGIVAS
- a CDS encoding CoA-transferase, whose translation is MMYERDELLACYVAGQIENGDRVFVGANLPVPRAGNLLAHLTHGPDIKVAIGLVTTNLLDEPVLEPFKFSTDHRMSRFAESFVVHNDIFDAPRKCSDIFFVGGVQVDRFGNTNLIGLRGEGGLALRGPGSLGATTMAHYAKRYYIYSGTHDPRVFVERCDYISVFGHGQGGDHRARLGLDRFNAGPTSVITPLAILDFETPDHRMRLQSVHPSVTVDEVQEATGFQVEIPRDVPETPEPTAEQLELLRERIDREGMLRGAYRS
- a CDS encoding CoA-transferase — translated: MSEDEALDLVEDGMTVALGGFNTAAHPMTIVRGLVRRGVRGLRVIGSTIAGLDLDLLIGAGVAEEVVTSSVTGEAAASVGPFFRDGAERGSVRVWESDEGILYAGLRAAGQGLPFLPWKAGVGSSLPELNPDLKVFHDPVAGEQLLAVPALEPDIAFIHVARADVHGLGQHEGSGFGDRLLHRAAKRTVITTERLVPNEAIRARASETSIPYADGVVVARWGAHPFSSPGHYLVDERHLREYVAAATSARKGDRGPFEAYLERHVTGPSSHVEYLETIGIRRLLELEEWG
- a CDS encoding CoA-transferase — its product is MPDYTVDELMCALMAREIRDGDWVNHGAVVPLAGAALMLAKKTHAPRVDFFYLGTVFNSINPSEANLSEMMVNPKLAYTTSRALISHADILNWTVRGGCDLQFLRPLQIDAHGSVNVSVVGDPARPRYRFHGIAVADVMITCKRPILYTTHHDQRTFPEELPFRTGLGHVDGDAWRRRIRAPGPGPQRVFTPLCVLDFETPNGQARLRAVSPGVTPAEVQEATGFELVIPADVPESKPPTETELRVLREVVDPLGVRQTEFKSMRAEASRRIEDARTARETA
- a CDS encoding CoA-transferase — translated: MSKVIPIAEAAALVPDGARIAFGGGGAAMRRPMAFARALAVRGVRGLHVIQFLASVETDLLIGAGAVASTNCTYVGFLEHGPAPNFGRIVPSGKLQVNEYSEYMFTASLRATDMGIPFIPWKTPWRSDLVEHLGFESVRDPYSDAELLAVPAIQVDFAVIHTGRVDEDGFIEAPDEPDLIWDYDYLIARAAQTTIVCAEEIGPPRDPARVALIGAEVAHVVHAPGGAWPTGLHPYYEPDVEHLHGVYVKAARAGDADFAAYLAGCDAPQGNRVDA